A single region of the Plutella xylostella chromosome 7, ilPluXylo3.1, whole genome shotgun sequence genome encodes:
- the LOC119693380 gene encoding uncharacterized protein LOC119693380, giving the protein MSQSILNESSPYGLGTPHSFDHLQCGQVWFDSDVEEVRPPSPERTIAKKKSVAARQSRKRRAEDDTTTSYVMSKSPRPGHRLVRIEVVDLNSSTSDSECVVLKAQYVVTHPVDEIIDMTENLVKKITKTMCSS; this is encoded by the exons ATGTCACAATCG aTCCTGAATGAATCTAGCCCATACGGGTTAGGTACGCCGCATTCGTTCGACCACCTGCAGTGCGGACAAGTATGGTTCGACAGCGATGTTGAAGAGGTGCGGCCGCCAAGCCCAGAGAGAACCATCGCTAAAAAGAAAAGTGTTGCGGCCAGACAGTCCAGAAAACGGCGGGCGGAGGATGACACCACAACCTCTTACGTGATGAGCAAATCACCGCGACCAGGACATCGGCTCGTGAGAATTGAGGTTGTGGATCTGAACAGCAGTACTAGTGACAGTGAGTGTGTAGTGCTAAAAGCACAGTACGTTGTGACGCATCCGGTAGATGAGATAATAGACATGACGGAAAACCTagtgaaaaaaattacaaagacTATGTGTAGCTCTTAA